In Streptomyces sp. P9-A4, a single window of DNA contains:
- a CDS encoding amino acid adenylation domain-containing protein, which translates to MPAPEPMFLDGGPAVRPAPRVLDLIDARVAADPGRLALVHGDERLTYGELAVAVAERASELAAQGACPGRLVAVHRPRGLRAIVGLLAVLRTGAAYLPLDIQAPDARNAAILSDACGADAPEPAEVAARGELVLGGPGAPEDAAYVIYTSGSTGTPNGVVVGHGSLAHFVAGATPAYGIDGEARVLQFSPLHFDASVQEIFCTLGAGGVLVLRTDDMLDVRELLAGCASHAVSVLDLPAAYWHELVYALEAGLVTLPDCLRTVLIYGEAALPERVAQWCRTVRGRVRLLNVYGPTETTVVATVADLSAYDGGPVPIGRPLPGVRGALVDGELWLLGGGLTLGYLGRPELNARRFTTLGGERAYRTGDVASFRADGQIDYHGRVDDEVKIGGQRIDPASVESVLSGHPGVREVAVVAQEAEAGVKRLVAFAVVEPGVGAEELRDLVRESMPAAAVPSTVALVHELPRTSSGKIARKVLRTTDPCPPLVLLDEADRVPLSAAQRRLWLLGRMEGPSATYNMPVVVELDGLPDTAALAAALTDLVERHEVLRTVFPAADGEPYQHVLDAAAPVFTVERCTPEELAGRVAARTAEPFDLTRERPFRARLLDAGDGRSTLVLLLHHVAGDGWSVEPLLRDLAEAYTARLAGRAPDREPLPVQYADYTLWQHELLGETDDPESLTSRQLTYWQGTLAGIPAATRLPVDRPRPAEPSHDGATVTARLDADIQDRLALVAAEHGASMLMVLQAALAVTLATTGSGTDIPLGTPVAGRSDEALGDLVGFFVNTLVLRTDTSGEPTFGELIDRVRDADLAAYAHQELPFDVLVEQLNPERSLGRHPLFQVMLTVQGGAPGGERAFALGGLGGRFADSGLRVAKFDLMASCFDGRDEAGKADGLEIWLQYATDLFDEPTARLLLDVFERVLRACAADVAARPAALSLLSPEETAGLEARRTAVAELTAAREAAEARHAGDGSGPAAAAHQEALQGLFAEVLGIERVGADEDFFSIGGHSMSGVRLCNRIRALLGVEVRIRDLFLAPSPARLARRIAEGGEGSDGTEGSPASGATAPDTDASGSEGGHGAAPEGTAAGRTGLRRGPLVRAARRPERLPLSYAQRRLWFVNELEGAGPSYNIPIVLRPARPLEPSALAAALADVAARHEVLRTVYPAVEGEPYQHVLEGVRPVLDVADVPSAELDEVLASAARHVFDLARDVPLRAWLITPDDGGGQVLVLLLHHIAGDGWSTGPLLADLSLAYAARLAGRDPGWEPLPVQYADYTLWQLDAARDGRSERDLAFWERQLAGMPPVLELPVARTRPAEATHRGARVPVDIGPGTHAALTRLARETGTTLFMVVQAALAATLTRHGAGTDLPLGTMAAGREDEALGGLVGFFVNTLVLRTDTSGDPSFRELLGRVRDTDLAAYAHQELPFDRLVEQLNPRRSTAHHPLVQVIVQLHQDYTAGLGDAALAGTPVPVENGSTKFDMTLALWETHGSDGAPAGLSGGLEYATDLYDAATAGLLARRMGATLEAVAADSGLRVGELGRLTPEERRLLVEEHNDTAHDTAAEGPFGPGPVHVLLTERARRTPDAPAVTFGAETLTYAELDARADALAHRLIAAAPGPRPAVGVLLERGPLLIVAALAALKSGAAYVPLDPALPEARIAMMLADSGACALITDSSLGDSASVVGARAAGLPVVVADAHGEEAHVPGAPGVPVAADDLMYIMFTSGSTGRPKGVGVTHANVTALAADREWNVAHHARMLVHSAIGFDASTYELWVPLLHGGELVIAPGDGADLAELDRTVRAHGVTAAYFTMGLFHVMADEGLDTLRLLKEVWTGGDTASPSALRRVLAHCPDTVLVHSYGPTETTFASHNQRFGIADRELPGVYLGRPMDNTRGYVLDERLRPVPPGVPGELYVAGSHVARGYVGRPALTAERFVPDAYGAGERMYRTGDLVCWTPGGELRFLGRADGQVKLRGFRIEPGETEEALARHPAVGQAVVVVREDRPGEKELVGYVVPRAGGTVTGAEVLAVAAAELPAHLVPAAVVVLDAVPLTVNGKPDRRALPAPERRAATTAGRRPRSAREEVLCGLFAEILGVPEVGIDDNFFTLGGHSLLGVRLVSRMRTVLGVERGVRDLFRTPTVAGLLRAHEEEGADGGAMGVLLPLSTRGRRRPLFCVHPGTGVGWSYAGLARHLGDEQPLYALQARALGEPGYAPGSVEEMAEEYVERVRLVQPWGPYRLLGWSFGGTVAHAMAVRLAELGERVELLALMDVHRTGPGTPGHARALADAAGGPDLSDPVAVAAAIEALRREDPVLAGFTDAELRAVAGASRTHGELMSRYVPRRAVTDTVFFTAHRSGEAPGELADSWRPFLDGPLENHSVDSTHLAMTEPEALRTIGRALASKLDSFSISHTH; encoded by the coding sequence ATGCCCGCACCCGAGCCGATGTTCCTCGACGGCGGCCCCGCGGTGCGGCCCGCGCCGCGCGTGCTCGACCTGATCGACGCGCGGGTCGCGGCGGACCCCGGGCGGCTCGCGCTCGTGCACGGCGACGAGCGGCTGACGTACGGCGAGCTGGCCGTGGCGGTGGCCGAACGGGCCTCCGAGCTGGCCGCGCAGGGTGCGTGCCCCGGCCGGCTGGTCGCGGTGCACCGGCCGCGTGGTCTGCGGGCGATCGTCGGTCTGCTCGCGGTGCTGCGGACCGGCGCGGCGTATCTGCCCCTGGACATCCAGGCCCCGGACGCCCGCAACGCCGCGATCCTCTCCGATGCCTGCGGGGCCGACGCGCCCGAGCCGGCGGAGGTCGCCGCGCGGGGCGAGCTGGTGCTCGGCGGGCCGGGCGCCCCCGAGGACGCGGCGTACGTCATCTACACCTCGGGCTCGACCGGGACGCCCAACGGCGTGGTCGTCGGGCACGGTTCGCTGGCCCACTTCGTGGCCGGGGCGACCCCCGCGTACGGGATCGACGGCGAGGCCCGGGTGCTGCAGTTCAGCCCGCTGCACTTCGACGCCAGCGTGCAGGAGATCTTCTGCACGCTCGGCGCCGGCGGGGTCCTGGTGCTCCGCACCGACGACATGCTCGACGTACGGGAGCTGCTCGCGGGCTGCGCCAGCCACGCGGTGAGCGTGCTCGACCTGCCTGCCGCGTACTGGCACGAGCTGGTCTACGCCCTCGAAGCCGGTCTCGTCACCCTTCCGGACTGCCTGCGCACGGTCCTGATCTATGGCGAGGCCGCGCTGCCCGAGCGGGTGGCGCAGTGGTGCCGGACGGTGCGCGGACGGGTCCGTCTCCTCAATGTGTACGGGCCGACGGAGACCACGGTCGTCGCCACGGTCGCCGATCTGTCCGCCTACGACGGCGGTCCGGTGCCGATCGGCCGGCCGCTGCCCGGTGTGCGGGGCGCCCTCGTCGACGGCGAACTCTGGCTGCTCGGCGGTGGTCTGACGCTGGGCTACCTGGGGCGTCCTGAGCTGAACGCCCGCCGGTTCACCACCCTGGGCGGCGAGCGCGCCTACCGGACCGGGGACGTGGCGAGCTTCCGCGCCGACGGCCAGATCGACTACCACGGCCGTGTCGACGACGAGGTGAAGATCGGCGGCCAGCGGATCGACCCGGCCTCGGTGGAGTCGGTGCTCTCCGGCCACCCGGGGGTCCGGGAGGTCGCCGTCGTCGCCCAGGAGGCGGAGGCCGGTGTGAAGCGGCTCGTCGCCTTCGCCGTGGTCGAGCCGGGGGTCGGGGCCGAGGAACTCCGTGATCTGGTACGGGAGTCGATGCCGGCCGCCGCCGTGCCGAGCACGGTCGCGCTGGTGCACGAGCTGCCCCGGACGAGTTCGGGGAAGATCGCCAGGAAGGTGCTGCGGACCACCGATCCCTGCCCGCCGCTGGTCCTCCTCGACGAGGCCGACCGGGTTCCGCTGTCGGCCGCGCAACGCCGCCTGTGGCTCCTCGGCCGCATGGAGGGCCCCTCGGCGACGTACAACATGCCCGTCGTGGTGGAGCTGGACGGGCTGCCGGACACCGCCGCGCTGGCCGCCGCGCTCACGGACCTCGTCGAGCGCCACGAGGTGCTGCGGACGGTGTTCCCGGCCGCCGACGGCGAGCCGTACCAGCATGTCCTGGACGCCGCCGCGCCGGTCTTCACCGTCGAGCGGTGCACCCCGGAGGAGCTGGCCGGGCGGGTCGCCGCGCGGACCGCCGAGCCCTTCGACCTCACCCGCGAGCGGCCCTTCCGGGCCCGCCTCCTCGACGCCGGCGACGGCCGGTCCACGCTCGTCCTCCTGCTGCACCACGTGGCCGGCGACGGCTGGTCGGTCGAGCCGCTCCTCCGCGACCTGGCGGAGGCCTACACGGCCCGTCTCGCGGGCCGGGCCCCCGACCGGGAGCCGCTGCCCGTCCAGTACGCCGACTACACCCTCTGGCAGCACGAACTCCTCGGCGAGACCGACGACCCCGAGAGCCTGACATCTCGTCAGCTCACCTACTGGCAGGGCACCTTGGCCGGGATCCCGGCCGCCACGCGGCTGCCCGTCGACCGGCCGCGCCCCGCCGAGCCCTCCCACGACGGGGCCACGGTCACCGCCCGGCTCGACGCCGACATCCAGGACCGGCTGGCCCTGGTCGCGGCCGAGCACGGCGCGAGCATGCTGATGGTGCTCCAGGCGGCGCTCGCCGTGACCCTGGCCACCACCGGCTCCGGCACCGACATCCCGCTCGGCACCCCGGTGGCGGGCCGCTCCGACGAGGCCCTGGGCGATCTGGTGGGCTTCTTCGTCAACACGCTGGTCCTGCGCACCGACACCTCGGGCGAGCCGACCTTCGGGGAGCTGATCGACCGGGTCCGGGACGCCGACCTCGCCGCGTACGCCCATCAGGAACTCCCCTTCGACGTCCTGGTGGAGCAGCTCAACCCCGAGCGGTCCCTGGGCCGGCACCCGCTGTTCCAGGTGATGCTGACCGTGCAGGGCGGCGCGCCGGGCGGGGAGCGCGCGTTCGCCCTCGGCGGGCTGGGCGGGCGCTTCGCGGACAGTGGTCTGCGGGTCGCCAAGTTCGATCTGATGGCCTCCTGCTTCGACGGCCGGGACGAGGCGGGGAAGGCGGACGGGCTGGAGATCTGGCTCCAGTACGCGACCGACCTCTTCGACGAGCCGACCGCCCGGCTGCTGCTGGACGTGTTCGAGCGGGTGCTGCGCGCCTGCGCCGCCGACGTCGCCGCCCGTCCCGCCGCGCTGTCGCTGCTGTCGCCGGAGGAGACGGCCGGACTCGAAGCGCGCCGCACGGCCGTCGCCGAGCTGACCGCCGCCCGCGAGGCTGCGGAGGCGCGGCACGCCGGGGACGGCTCCGGACCGGCCGCCGCCGCGCACCAGGAAGCCCTTCAGGGGCTGTTCGCCGAGGTGCTCGGGATCGAACGGGTGGGCGCCGACGAGGACTTCTTCTCCATCGGCGGTCACTCCATGTCGGGGGTGCGGCTCTGCAACCGCATCCGCGCGCTCCTCGGCGTCGAGGTCCGCATCCGTGACCTGTTCCTCGCGCCGAGCCCGGCCCGGCTGGCCCGCCGCATCGCGGAGGGCGGGGAGGGCTCGGACGGTACGGAAGGCTCGCCCGCCTCCGGCGCGACGGCCCCGGACACGGACGCCTCCGGTTCGGAAGGCGGGCACGGGGCCGCCCCCGAGGGAACGGCCGCCGGTCGCACCGGCTTGCGCCGCGGCCCGCTCGTCCGGGCCGCCCGGCGACCCGAGCGTCTGCCGCTGTCGTACGCGCAGCGCCGTCTGTGGTTCGTGAACGAGCTGGAGGGGGCCGGTCCCTCGTACAACATCCCGATCGTGCTCCGGCCGGCCCGCCCCCTGGAGCCCTCCGCGCTCGCCGCCGCGCTCGCGGACGTCGCCGCCCGGCACGAGGTGCTGCGGACCGTCTACCCCGCCGTCGAGGGCGAGCCGTACCAGCACGTCCTGGAGGGCGTCCGGCCCGTCCTCGACGTCGCGGACGTACCCTCGGCGGAGCTGGACGAAGTGCTGGCCTCGGCCGCCCGGCACGTCTTCGACCTGGCGCGGGACGTGCCGCTGCGGGCCTGGCTGATCACCCCCGACGACGGCGGCGGCCAGGTGCTCGTGCTGCTGCTGCACCACATCGCGGGTGACGGCTGGTCCACCGGGCCCCTGCTCGCCGACCTGTCGCTGGCCTACGCGGCCCGGCTGGCCGGCCGCGACCCCGGCTGGGAGCCGCTGCCGGTCCAGTACGCCGACTACACGCTCTGGCAGCTCGACGCGGCGCGCGACGGCCGCAGCGAGCGGGATCTCGCCTTCTGGGAGCGCCAGTTGGCCGGGATGCCGCCGGTCCTCGAACTGCCCGTCGCCCGCACCCGGCCGGCCGAGGCCACCCACCGGGGCGCCCGTGTCCCGGTGGACATCGGGCCGGGGACGCACGCCGCGCTGACGCGGCTGGCGAGGGAGACCGGCACCACCCTGTTCATGGTGGTGCAGGCGGCGCTCGCCGCCACCCTCACCCGGCACGGCGCGGGCACCGACCTGCCGCTGGGCACGATGGCCGCGGGACGGGAGGACGAGGCACTCGGCGGGCTCGTCGGCTTCTTCGTCAACACCCTGGTGCTGCGCACCGACACTTCGGGCGACCCGTCGTTCCGGGAGCTGCTCGGCCGGGTCCGGGACACCGACCTCGCCGCGTACGCCCATCAGGAGCTGCCCTTCGACCGGCTGGTCGAGCAGCTCAACCCGCGCCGTTCCACCGCCCACCACCCGCTGGTGCAGGTCATCGTGCAGCTCCACCAGGACTACACGGCCGGGCTCGGCGACGCGGCGCTCGCCGGCACCCCGGTTCCGGTGGAGAACGGTTCCACCAAGTTCGACATGACGCTGGCCCTGTGGGAGACGCACGGCTCGGACGGCGCCCCCGCCGGTCTCTCCGGCGGTCTGGAGTACGCCACCGACCTGTACGACGCGGCGACGGCCGGTCTGCTCGCCCGCCGGATGGGGGCGACCCTGGAGGCGGTGGCGGCCGATTCCGGGCTGCGGGTGGGCGAGTTGGGGCGGCTGACGCCCGAAGAGCGGCGACTGCTGGTCGAGGAGCACAACGACACGGCCCATGACACCGCCGCCGAGGGGCCGTTCGGTCCGGGGCCGGTGCACGTCCTGCTCACCGAGCGGGCCCGTCGTACGCCGGACGCCCCCGCCGTGACCTTCGGCGCGGAGACCCTCACCTACGCGGAGCTCGACGCGCGGGCCGACGCCCTGGCGCACCGGCTGATCGCCGCCGCCCCCGGTCCACGCCCGGCCGTGGGTGTGCTCCTGGAGCGCGGCCCGCTGCTGATCGTGGCGGCGCTCGCCGCCCTCAAGTCCGGTGCGGCGTACGTCCCGTTGGACCCGGCGCTGCCGGAGGCCCGTATCGCGATGATGCTCGCCGACTCGGGAGCCTGCGCGCTGATCACGGACTCCTCGCTCGGGGACTCGGCCTCCGTGGTGGGGGCGCGTGCGGCGGGACTGCCGGTCGTCGTGGCCGACGCCCACGGCGAGGAGGCTCACGTGCCGGGCGCTCCTGGTGTCCCGGTCGCCGCCGACGACCTCATGTACATCATGTTCACCTCGGGTTCCACCGGCCGGCCCAAGGGCGTCGGGGTCACCCACGCCAACGTGACCGCGCTCGCCGCCGACCGCGAGTGGAACGTCGCCCATCACGCCCGGATGCTGGTGCACTCGGCGATCGGCTTCGACGCCTCCACGTACGAGCTGTGGGTGCCGCTGCTGCACGGCGGCGAGCTGGTGATCGCCCCCGGCGACGGCGCCGACCTGGCCGAACTCGACCGCACCGTCCGGGCCCACGGGGTCACCGCCGCCTACTTCACGATGGGCCTGTTCCATGTGATGGCAGACGAGGGCCTGGACACCCTGCGCCTGCTCAAGGAGGTCTGGACGGGCGGGGACACGGCCTCCCCGAGCGCGCTGCGCCGGGTCCTCGCGCACTGCCCGGACACCGTCCTCGTCCACTCCTACGGCCCGACGGAGACCACCTTCGCCTCGCACAACCAGCGGTTCGGCATCGCGGACCGGGAGCTGCCCGGGGTGTACCTGGGGCGCCCGATGGACAACACCCGGGGCTACGTCCTGGACGAGCGGCTGCGTCCCGTGCCGCCGGGGGTGCCGGGGGAGCTGTACGTCGCGGGTTCCCATGTGGCCCGGGGGTACGTGGGCCGCCCGGCGCTCACGGCCGAGCGTTTCGTGCCGGACGCGTACGGCGCGGGTGAGCGGATGTACCGCACCGGCGACCTGGTCTGCTGGACTCCCGGGGGCGAGCTGCGGTTCCTCGGCCGCGCCGACGGCCAGGTGAAGCTGCGCGGCTTCCGCATCGAGCCCGGGGAGACCGAGGAGGCGCTCGCCCGCCACCCCGCCGTCGGACAGGCCGTGGTCGTCGTCCGCGAGGACCGGCCGGGCGAGAAGGAACTCGTCGGCTACGTGGTCCCCCGCGCCGGCGGTACGGTCACCGGGGCCGAGGTCCTGGCGGTGGCCGCCGCCGAACTGCCCGCGCACCTGGTGCCCGCCGCGGTCGTCGTCCTCGACGCCGTACCGCTGACCGTCAACGGCAAGCCGGACCGCCGGGCCCTCCCGGCGCCGGAGCGGCGCGCCGCGACGACCGCCGGACGGCGCCCCCGGAGCGCCCGCGAGGAGGTCCTGTGCGGCCTGTTCGCGGAGATCCTCGGTGTGCCGGAGGTCGGCATCGACGACAACTTCTTCACCCTGGGCGGCCATTCGCTCCTCGGGGTGCGGCTGGTGAGCCGGATGCGGACGGTCCTCGGGGTGGAGCGCGGGGTCCGCGACCTCTTCCGCACCCCGACGGTCGCCGGGCTGCTCCGGGCACACGAGGAGGAGGGCGCCGACGGCGGCGCCATGGGGGTGCTGCTGCCGCTGAGCACGCGGGGCCGCCGCCGGCCGCTGTTCTGTGTGCACCCCGGGACGGGGGTGGGCTGGTCGTACGCGGGCCTCGCCCGGCACCTCGGCGACGAGCAGCCGTTGTACGCGCTCCAGGCCCGCGCCCTGGGCGAACCGGGGTACGCGCCGGGGAGCGTGGAGGAGATGGCCGAGGAGTACGTGGAGCGGGTCCGGCTCGTGCAGCCCTGGGGTCCGTACCGGCTGCTCGGCTGGTCCTTCGGCGGCACGGTGGCGCACGCCATGGCCGTACGGCTCGCGGAGCTCGGCGAGCGGGTGGAACTGCTCGCCCTGATGGACGTCCACCGGACCGGCCCCGGCACCCCCGGGCACGCCCGCGCCCTCGCGGACGCGGCCGGCGGCCCCGACCTGTCGGACCCGGTGGCGGTCGCCGCCGCGATCGAGGCGCTGCGCCGGGAGGATCCGGTGCTCGCCGGGTTCACCGACGCGGAGCTGCGGGCGGTGGCGGGCGCCTCCCGCACCCACGGGGAGCTGATGAGCCGCTACGTGCCCCGGCGGGCCGTCACGGACACGGTCTTCTTCACCGCGCACCGGTCCGGCGAGGCCCCGGGTGAACTCGCGGATTCCTGGCGCCCTTTCCTCGACGGGCCGCTGGAGAACCACTCCGTGGATTCCACCCATCTCGCCATGACGGAACCCGAAGCGCTGCGGACCATAGGCCGTGCGCTCGCCAGCAAGCTCGATTCGTTCAGCATTTCGCACACGCACTGA
- a CDS encoding MbtH family protein, with translation MTNPFDDTEGTFHVVVNDEGQHALWPTFADVPAGWEVVLEAAGREDALAYVELNWTDIRPKSLLAQYA, from the coding sequence ATGACGAACCCCTTCGACGACACCGAGGGCACCTTCCACGTCGTGGTGAACGACGAGGGCCAGCACGCCCTGTGGCCGACGTTCGCGGACGTTCCCGCAGGCTGGGAGGTCGTCCTTGAGGCGGCCGGCCGCGAGGACGCGCTCGCCTACGTCGAGCTGAACTGGACGGACATCCGGCCGAAGAGCCTCCTCGCGCAGTACGCGTGA
- a CDS encoding cobalamin B12-binding domain-containing protein, which translates to MKILLTGTASDSHTWNLVYLQLLLEELGHRVVNIGPCVTDDRLAAACHTHTPGLVVISSVNGHGYRDGLSAVRRLRTEPGLGTTPVVIGGKLGVAGTRDPERAARLIEAGCEAVFDDGDVAGLRTLVSGLDRSRALRVTA; encoded by the coding sequence ATGAAGATTCTGCTGACCGGCACCGCATCCGATTCCCACACATGGAATCTGGTCTATCTGCAGCTCCTCCTGGAGGAGCTCGGGCACCGGGTCGTCAACATCGGCCCGTGTGTGACGGACGACCGCCTGGCCGCCGCGTGCCACACGCACACGCCCGGCCTGGTGGTCATCAGCAGCGTCAACGGGCACGGCTACCGCGACGGCCTGTCGGCCGTGCGCCGGCTGCGCACCGAGCCCGGCCTCGGCACGACGCCCGTCGTCATCGGCGGCAAGCTCGGGGTCGCCGGCACCCGGGACCCCGAGCGGGCGGCCCGCCTCATCGAAGCGGGCTGCGAGGCGGTGTTCGACGACGGGGACGTCGCCGGGCTCCGTACCCTCGTGTCCGGTCTGGACCGCTCTCGGGCCCTGCGGGTCACGGCATGA
- a CDS encoding methylaspartate mutase produces the protein MTSGILTPSARRGTAGPADTPGVPAARSFGAFVAAAAADGRLVVQPRMGFSDPHLMRAGLERTKAAAATTVGTLTIDSYTRVGDAAGARASLAEGLPLNGYPIASHPTALTRDLLDGLLDASFPVQVRHGSSRPEAIIRALAAAGLDATEGGPVSYCLPYGRTPLAESVDNWARGCELLASLVPEPRVPHLETFGGCMLGQLCPPGLLVALSLLEGLFFARHGIRSVSLSYAQQTDPVQDEEAVRALRRLAAEFLPAEVDRHVVLYTYMGVFPRTAHGATRLLEASARLAVRSGAHRLIVKTAAEAHRIPTVDENVRALETAASTAVLTEHPAGGTPPAGAGGPDGADSEVYAEARAFVEAVLDLDADLGRALRTAFARGHLDVPYCLHPDNAGRSRSFVDDRGRLRWSDAGAMPVAPSLVAGARSALTSEGLLTALHGVAARFDTAREETADRR, from the coding sequence ATGACCAGCGGCATCCTGACCCCGTCCGCCCGGAGGGGGACGGCCGGTCCGGCCGACACCCCGGGTGTGCCCGCCGCCCGCTCCTTCGGGGCGTTCGTGGCGGCGGCCGCCGCCGACGGCCGGCTCGTCGTCCAGCCCCGGATGGGCTTCAGCGACCCGCATCTGATGCGGGCGGGTCTGGAGCGCACCAAGGCAGCGGCGGCGACCACCGTGGGCACCCTCACCATCGACAGCTACACCCGGGTGGGTGACGCGGCGGGCGCCCGCGCCTCCCTGGCCGAGGGGCTGCCGCTCAACGGCTACCCGATCGCCAGCCACCCCACGGCGCTCACCCGCGACCTCCTCGACGGGCTGCTCGACGCGAGCTTCCCCGTCCAGGTCCGGCACGGCTCCTCGCGCCCGGAGGCGATCATCCGCGCGCTGGCCGCGGCGGGCCTGGACGCCACGGAGGGCGGACCGGTCTCCTACTGCCTGCCCTACGGCCGCACCCCGCTCGCCGAGTCGGTCGACAACTGGGCGCGCGGCTGCGAGCTGCTCGCGTCCCTGGTCCCGGAACCCCGGGTGCCCCACCTGGAGACCTTCGGCGGCTGCATGCTCGGCCAGTTGTGCCCACCGGGACTGCTCGTGGCACTCAGCCTCCTGGAGGGACTGTTCTTCGCCCGGCACGGCATCCGCAGCGTCTCGCTGAGCTACGCCCAGCAGACCGATCCGGTCCAGGACGAGGAGGCGGTACGGGCGCTGCGCAGGCTCGCCGCGGAGTTCCTCCCCGCCGAGGTGGACCGGCACGTGGTGCTCTACACGTACATGGGGGTGTTCCCACGGACCGCGCACGGGGCGACCCGGCTCCTTGAGGCCTCCGCCCGGCTCGCCGTCCGGTCCGGGGCGCACCGGCTGATCGTGAAGACGGCGGCCGAGGCGCATCGCATCCCGACCGTCGACGAGAACGTCCGCGCGCTGGAGACGGCCGCGTCCACGGCCGTCCTGACGGAGCACCCCGCCGGGGGCACCCCGCCCGCCGGCGCCGGCGGGCCGGACGGGGCCGACAGCGAGGTGTACGCGGAGGCCCGCGCGTTCGTCGAAGCGGTCCTCGATCTCGACGCCGACCTCGGCCGGGCGCTGCGGACCGCCTTCGCCCGTGGCCACCTCGACGTCCCCTACTGCCTGCACCCCGACAACGCGGGCCGGTCCCGCAGCTTCGTCGACGACCGCGGCCGGCTGCGCTGGTCGGACGCGGGGGCCATGCCGGTGGCGCCCTCGCTGGTCGCCGGCGCCCGGTCGGCGCTCACCTCGGAGGGGCTGCTCACCGCCCTCCACGGAGTGGCCGCCCGCTTCGACACGGCGCGCGAGGAAACGGCCGACCGCCGCTGA
- a CDS encoding asparagine synthetase A, with the protein MEQFSPLLSPVPQSPPPLGEHLRSPQLRAAMLVQQEALYAAREFLRGEGFTELLPPLVGPVTDPGGRGAKALDVDYYGHPYKLMTSAILYKQASLHGFPKLFYIAPNVRVEPEETASTGRHLVEFHQIDVEIAGASREDAQDVAAGMLTHIVEHVWTAVPEVLAELGRDELDFAELRTGKFDSCSHEEAVTRLVNGGHPQSPDAEIDWTGERILSLEADRPFFVNDYPKGSRGFYDREDPENPGVLRNFDLLAHGGYGELVSGSEREADYATIVTRMRESGENPAKYAWYLDLAREGIPASAGFGMGLQRLVRFLTGLDSLWQVSAYPKLPGVVAP; encoded by the coding sequence ATGGAACAGTTCTCTCCCCTCCTCTCCCCCGTCCCCCAGTCGCCGCCGCCCCTCGGCGAGCACCTGCGTTCGCCCCAGTTGCGCGCCGCCATGCTGGTCCAGCAGGAAGCCCTGTACGCGGCGCGGGAGTTCCTGCGCGGCGAGGGGTTCACCGAGCTGCTGCCGCCGCTGGTCGGGCCGGTCACGGACCCGGGCGGGCGGGGCGCGAAGGCCCTGGACGTGGACTACTACGGGCACCCGTACAAGCTGATGACCAGTGCGATCCTCTACAAGCAGGCCTCGCTGCACGGCTTCCCGAAGCTCTTCTACATCGCGCCCAACGTCCGTGTGGAGCCCGAGGAGACCGCCTCGACGGGACGGCACCTCGTCGAGTTCCACCAGATCGACGTGGAGATCGCCGGGGCGAGCCGGGAGGACGCGCAGGACGTGGCCGCCGGGATGCTCACCCACATCGTCGAGCACGTGTGGACGGCCGTTCCCGAGGTCCTGGCCGAACTGGGCAGGGACGAGCTGGACTTCGCCGAACTCCGTACCGGCAAGTTCGACTCGTGCAGCCACGAGGAGGCGGTCACCCGCCTGGTCAACGGCGGGCATCCGCAGAGCCCGGACGCCGAGATCGACTGGACGGGCGAGCGCATCCTCTCCCTGGAGGCCGACCGGCCCTTCTTCGTCAACGACTACCCCAAGGGCTCGCGCGGCTTCTACGACCGCGAGGACCCCGAGAACCCGGGCGTGCTGCGGAACTTCGACCTGCTGGCGCACGGCGGCTACGGCGAGCTGGTGAGCGGCAGCGAGCGCGAGGCCGACTACGCCACGATCGTCACCCGGATGCGCGAGAGCGGTGAGAACCCGGCCAAGTACGCCTGGTACCTGGACCTGGCCCGCGAGGGCATCCCGGCCAGCGCCGGCTTCGGCATGGGTCTCCAGCGGCTCGTCCGCTTCCTCACCGGGCTCGACTCGCTCTGGCAGGTCAGCGCCTACCCGAAGCTCCCCGGGGTGGTGGCTCCGTGA